In Aliiglaciecola sp. LCG003, a genomic segment contains:
- the sohB gene encoding protease SohB: MEFLFQYGLFAAKAITIVVAILLVVGGIIALAAKQKQGSGQLEIKSLSEQIEELKQHAKHLLLDKSELKQQQKDEKKAEKAAKKAKDADKDHKANLFVVDFKGSMDAHEVDSLREEVTAILCSAQKQDEVLVRLESGGGVVHGYGLAASQLQRLKDRDIHLTVAVDKVAASGGYMMACVADHVLSAKFAIIGSIGVIAQLPNFNKLLKRNNIEFEQHTAGDFKRTLTMFGENNDQGREKFKQELEEVHVMFKDFVSSHRQQLDIDRVATGEYWYGAKAQELGLVDEIQTSDDFLLNKLTSHKIYSVKYSKKKSVAERLGMAASTGIESALIKLWSKGQTIFK, encoded by the coding sequence TTGGAGTTTTTATTTCAATACGGTTTGTTTGCTGCCAAAGCTATTACTATTGTTGTAGCAATACTATTGGTTGTAGGAGGCATAATTGCCTTAGCAGCAAAACAAAAACAGGGATCAGGACAGCTCGAAATTAAATCTTTGTCTGAGCAAATTGAAGAGTTGAAACAGCATGCAAAGCACTTGCTGCTAGACAAATCTGAGTTGAAACAGCAACAAAAAGATGAAAAGAAAGCTGAAAAAGCAGCCAAGAAAGCTAAAGATGCGGATAAAGATCATAAAGCGAATTTGTTTGTAGTCGACTTCAAAGGCTCAATGGACGCGCACGAAGTTGATAGTTTACGCGAAGAAGTCACCGCGATTTTGTGCAGTGCGCAAAAGCAGGATGAAGTATTAGTTAGGCTTGAAAGTGGCGGGGGGGTGGTACATGGTTATGGCTTAGCCGCGTCTCAATTACAACGTTTAAAAGACCGTGACATTCACCTAACGGTAGCGGTAGACAAAGTCGCGGCAAGTGGCGGATACATGATGGCCTGCGTAGCTGACCATGTTTTGAGTGCCAAGTTTGCCATTATAGGTTCAATTGGTGTGATTGCCCAACTACCTAATTTCAATAAGTTATTAAAACGCAATAATATCGAATTTGAACAACACACTGCTGGGGATTTTAAACGAACGCTGACTATGTTTGGTGAAAACAATGATCAGGGACGTGAAAAGTTCAAGCAAGAATTGGAAGAAGTGCATGTGATGTTCAAAGACTTTGTGTCTTCACATCGCCAGCAATTGGATATCGACAGAGTCGCAACAGGCGAGTACTGGTATGGTGCTAAAGCACAAGAGCTAGGCTTGGTAGATGAAATCCAAACTTCAGATGATTTTTTGTTGAACAAGTTAACCAGCCATAAGATTTATTCAGTGAAATATTCCAAGAAGAAAAGTGTGGCAGAACGCTTGGGTATGGCGGCGTCAACTGGAATTGAATCAGCATTAATTAAACTCTGGTCAAAAGGCCAAACGATTTTTAAATAG
- a CDS encoding VolA/Pla-1 family phospholipase, whose translation MKKLLISTSIAAVFVLAGCGGGDELKQIQNETTKSVPASRIKFDPSNSVLNVPNDLFFALVERTDDGTLEMPDEVAGQANGGTPDFGNPSAALGALDGWSTQHPFTFGTSHPDGVSLDAASVAAPGAVRIFEGAIGGDLNDPDCTTAPPITGCKVGAELTFGVDFITQAKGDDIAIVPLKPLKESTSYYVVATTNLTAGGKALEPSTTYELIRQDINTLPLATESQRSLQGIINSYEAVLTSQAGLSADEIIFAFTFTTQSTTSLISTAKQLQIGGFAQALQAGLTPAQAAAYLPVIPVTEAPADNVFDVLAPALLGQAQLAQLTAVGLNTCDGLIAAVTNPSSPLFATAASVFPQVGAFCAASLKAGTVDLPYYLSATDPLNGRWNAACTNGLALQTIGAEQIGALLTNGTITAGPNNDLCQAASGGQLMDLDLTNLGINDLRHVTRYSPIPARQGSNDDGTETLDVQITVPDPSVVNVLAAIPESGVSAITKPEGGWPIVILQHGITSKKEDFLAITGALSLAGYATVAIDHPLHGSRGFTIDGQVVNTSGGFGGSTTDYMNLASLLTTRDNNRQSIVDIMGLRLGLNAIVDTTGGTVDLNAGKVSFIGQSLGSISGISAVAVANQSFGEDSPLNAFDGMYNFESAVFSVPGGGISGFLIESPSFGNLIKGSLLAASSTDFQQFLATYAAEQEIPADQAIVPAFIAFEAQLTEAQRAGVNATFASFVFAAQTISDAADPNNFAALLAGNSKFVFHEVVGGGVNDDGSVALPDQVIPNSTTNSSTFAGTEPLARFAGLSGVSTTTEGNGLVRFVAGSHSSLLNPSPSAAVTAEMQRQAATFLATNGTIVVTNPEVVAN comes from the coding sequence ATGAAAAAACTGTTAATCAGTACAAGTATCGCTGCAGTGTTTGTGCTCGCTGGTTGCGGTGGTGGCGACGAACTTAAACAAATTCAAAATGAGACGACGAAAAGCGTACCTGCATCGAGAATTAAGTTTGATCCTTCCAACAGCGTACTAAATGTACCAAATGATCTATTTTTCGCGCTAGTCGAGCGTACAGACGACGGCACTCTTGAAATGCCTGATGAAGTAGCAGGCCAAGCAAATGGTGGTACACCTGATTTCGGTAATCCTTCTGCTGCATTAGGGGCACTAGATGGTTGGTCCACTCAACATCCATTTACCTTTGGTACCAGTCACCCTGATGGTGTTAGCTTGGACGCGGCTTCAGTAGCAGCGCCAGGTGCCGTACGTATTTTTGAAGGGGCCATCGGTGGTGATTTAAATGATCCTGATTGCACAACTGCACCGCCAATTACTGGTTGTAAAGTAGGTGCTGAACTGACATTCGGTGTTGACTTTATCACTCAGGCCAAGGGTGACGATATTGCCATAGTGCCGCTTAAACCATTGAAAGAGTCAACTTCGTACTACGTGGTTGCAACAACTAATCTAACTGCTGGTGGAAAGGCATTAGAGCCTTCTACCACCTATGAGTTAATCCGCCAAGATATTAATACTTTACCTTTGGCAACAGAATCTCAACGCAGTTTGCAAGGTATTATTAATTCTTATGAAGCGGTGCTTACTAGCCAAGCTGGTTTGAGTGCAGATGAAATTATATTCGCTTTCACATTCACCACTCAATCTACAACATCGCTAATCAGCACGGCTAAACAACTGCAAATCGGTGGTTTCGCTCAAGCCTTGCAAGCAGGTTTAACCCCTGCACAAGCCGCAGCATACCTACCTGTTATTCCTGTGACTGAAGCTCCAGCGGATAATGTGTTTGATGTTTTAGCACCGGCACTGTTGGGTCAAGCCCAATTAGCACAACTGACTGCGGTTGGTTTGAATACCTGTGATGGCCTGATTGCCGCGGTAACTAACCCGTCTTCGCCATTATTTGCTACTGCTGCATCTGTTTTCCCTCAAGTTGGCGCATTTTGTGCGGCTTCTTTGAAAGCAGGTACCGTTGACCTACCATATTACCTTAGTGCAACTGATCCGTTGAACGGTCGTTGGAACGCAGCTTGTACCAATGGTTTAGCACTGCAAACTATCGGTGCTGAGCAAATAGGCGCATTGCTAACAAATGGCACTATTACTGCTGGCCCAAATAACGATTTATGTCAGGCGGCCTCTGGGGGTCAACTGATGGATTTGGACTTAACCAATTTAGGTATTAATGATTTGCGTCATGTAACACGCTATAGTCCAATTCCAGCTAGACAGGGAAGTAACGACGATGGTACTGAAACGTTAGACGTACAGATTACAGTCCCTGATCCGTCAGTGGTTAACGTGCTTGCGGCTATTCCTGAATCAGGCGTTTCTGCTATTACTAAACCCGAAGGCGGTTGGCCAATAGTGATATTGCAACATGGTATTACTTCTAAGAAAGAAGATTTCTTAGCGATCACCGGCGCTTTATCACTGGCAGGTTATGCAACTGTAGCAATTGACCATCCTTTGCATGGTAGCCGCGGTTTCACTATTGATGGCCAAGTGGTTAATACATCTGGCGGTTTCGGTGGTTCAACCACCGATTATATGAACCTAGCGTCATTATTGACGACCCGTGACAACAATCGTCAAAGTATTGTTGACATTATGGGCCTGCGTTTAGGCTTAAATGCCATAGTAGATACCACAGGTGGAACGGTTGATCTTAATGCCGGCAAAGTTTCCTTCATTGGTCAAAGCTTAGGTTCTATTTCTGGAATCAGTGCTGTGGCAGTTGCCAACCAGTCTTTCGGCGAAGACAGTCCGTTGAATGCATTTGATGGTATGTATAACTTCGAATCTGCAGTCTTTAGTGTGCCTGGCGGCGGTATTTCTGGCTTCCTAATTGAATCGCCGAGCTTTGGCAATTTAATCAAGGGCTCTTTGTTAGCCGCTTCTTCCACTGATTTCCAACAGTTCCTTGCAACTTACGCTGCTGAACAGGAGATCCCTGCAGATCAAGCCATTGTTCCAGCCTTTATCGCGTTTGAAGCCCAATTGACTGAAGCACAACGTGCTGGTGTTAATGCTACTTTTGCAAGCTTTGTGTTTGCGGCGCAAACAATCAGTGATGCTGCAGATCCAAATAACTTTGCTGCCCTATTGGCAGGTAATAGTAAATTTGTGTTTCATGAAGTTGTTGGTGGTGGCGTGAACGATGATGGTTCAGTCGCACTGCCGGATCAGGTTATTCCAAACAGTACAACCAATTCTTCAACTTTCGCCGGAACTGAGCCTCTTGCTCGATTCGCTGGCTTGAGTGGAGTGTCTACTACTACAGAAGGCAATGGTTTGGTGCGTTTCGTAGCAGGTTCACATTCATCATTGCTCAATCCATCGCCTAGTGCGGCGGTAACGGCTGAAATGCAACGCCAAGCTGCGACATTCTTGGCAACCAATGGAACTATAGTAGTGACTAATCCAGAGGTTGTTGCGAACTAG
- a CDS encoding Nif3-like dinuclear metal center hexameric protein, which yields MSITNQALLHYLNDLLKPARLKDYGPNGLQVEGKQHINKIITGVTASQQLIDYAISQQADAIFVHHGYFWRGEDPCIRGMKRNRLKALLTHDINLFGYHLPLDIHPQLGNNAQLAKLLDIETTGGLELDNPVSVAMQGIFAQPISLAALEAKVTTVLQRKPLVVDGGEHQIKTVAWCTGGGQSFIEMAAEQGIDAFITGEASEQTVHTAREMNIHFIAAGHHATERYGAKAIALHLSQQFDLETEFVDVDNPV from the coding sequence ATGAGTATAACCAATCAAGCGCTTCTTCATTATCTTAACGATTTACTCAAACCAGCCAGATTAAAAGATTATGGCCCTAATGGTTTGCAAGTTGAAGGTAAACAGCACATAAATAAAATCATCACAGGGGTGACCGCTTCACAGCAACTGATTGACTATGCAATTAGCCAACAGGCAGATGCGATTTTTGTCCATCATGGTTATTTTTGGCGTGGCGAGGACCCGTGCATAAGGGGTATGAAGCGTAATCGACTGAAAGCCTTATTGACTCACGACATCAATTTGTTTGGATATCATTTGCCCTTGGATATTCACCCCCAGTTGGGCAATAACGCCCAGTTAGCAAAGCTATTGGATATTGAAACAACAGGGGGGTTAGAACTCGACAATCCAGTTAGCGTGGCAATGCAGGGGATATTTGCTCAGCCTATCTCACTAGCAGCCTTAGAAGCAAAAGTGACCACTGTGCTACAGCGAAAGCCACTAGTAGTTGATGGAGGGGAACACCAGATCAAAACCGTTGCTTGGTGCACCGGTGGTGGCCAAAGTTTTATCGAAATGGCCGCTGAACAAGGTATAGATGCTTTTATTACCGGTGAAGCTTCAGAGCAAACGGTGCATACCGCACGAGAAATGAATATTCATTTCATCGCCGCCGGCCACCATGCCACTGAGCGTTATGGCGCTAAAGCCATAGCGCTGCATTTGTCCCAACAATTTGATCTTGAAACCGAATTTGTTGACGTGGATAATCCCGTTTAG
- a CDS encoding DUF4397 domain-containing protein, with product MRVIHAAPDAPPVNVYASGSILAGLENVDYQEGSETIEVDAGSYDVRVEAVIPGGNMDVINETLLLEQDTLYNVFAIDTVAQDVEPLILANPITAVSAGNARVQIVHVAPNAPAVDIYVTTPGDDITTAQPLVTADFRDFTGQTEVAAGDYQVRITLAGATEVIYDSGTLSLTDGADLVVAATQSVAAGGSPVTLLIIDDAGAGQVLDVNSGSDLRVVHGIADAPAVDVIANNEIVLFDGPQFTQFSEYINIGAASYTIDVVADADNNIVAIDDAPVTLESGKIYTAIANNTLANADLDLVTDMPRSVATEAKVRIIHAASAAGAVDLYITSDGGIIAVEPSFVNIDYSTGALTDTGYVSLAAGDYVVTVTATGSKEAVIETPVLSLDGGGVYTAIAVNGEADMPPQLITLDDLAGPSI from the coding sequence GTGAGAGTAATTCATGCTGCACCCGACGCGCCACCTGTCAATGTATACGCCAGTGGCAGTATTTTAGCTGGCCTTGAAAATGTTGACTATCAAGAGGGCTCCGAAACCATTGAAGTTGATGCTGGTAGTTACGATGTTCGTGTAGAAGCTGTCATCCCAGGTGGCAATATGGACGTCATCAACGAAACACTGCTGCTTGAACAAGATACCTTATACAACGTATTTGCTATTGATACGGTTGCCCAGGACGTAGAGCCATTAATTTTGGCTAATCCGATTACGGCCGTTTCAGCTGGCAATGCTCGAGTACAAATCGTGCATGTCGCGCCTAATGCGCCAGCGGTAGACATATATGTTACGACCCCCGGGGACGATATCACAACAGCTCAACCTTTGGTCACCGCAGACTTTAGAGATTTTACTGGGCAGACAGAGGTCGCAGCTGGCGATTATCAAGTGCGTATTACCTTAGCAGGTGCGACGGAGGTGATTTACGACTCTGGGACATTGAGCTTAACTGATGGCGCAGATTTGGTCGTGGCAGCCACTCAAAGTGTCGCGGCAGGCGGATCGCCGGTTACTTTACTAATAATCGATGATGCTGGGGCAGGACAAGTGTTGGACGTCAATTCGGGGTCAGATTTACGTGTGGTTCACGGTATCGCTGACGCACCAGCGGTTGATGTCATAGCAAACAATGAAATTGTATTGTTCGACGGTCCTCAATTCACCCAATTTTCTGAGTATATCAATATAGGCGCAGCGTCTTACACTATAGATGTAGTGGCTGACGCAGATAATAATATTGTTGCCATCGACGACGCGCCTGTGACATTAGAGTCTGGTAAAATTTATACTGCAATAGCCAACAATACCCTTGCCAACGCCGACCTCGATCTTGTCACTGATATGCCACGTTCTGTGGCAACTGAAGCCAAGGTAAGGATCATTCATGCCGCCTCTGCGGCCGGGGCAGTTGATTTATATATCACGTCGGATGGCGGCATTATTGCAGTGGAGCCTAGTTTCGTAAATATTGATTACAGTACTGGAGCACTCACCGATACAGGTTATGTCAGTTTGGCAGCGGGCGATTACGTAGTGACCGTCACTGCTACAGGAAGCAAAGAAGCTGTGATTGAAACACCAGTTTTGAGTTTAGACGGGGGAGGAGTATACACAGCGATAGCGGTGAATGGTGAGGCTGATATGCCACCACAACTGATTACATTGGACGATTTAGCTGGGCCATCAATTTAG
- a CDS encoding ElyC/SanA/YdcF family protein, with protein sequence MDFFIIKKLLGVLLMPMPFILLLLLLGMYFLLRNKQTKALVFLGSASCLLFVISFSPVPNALLYDLEREYPQFDVSNKVDVIVVLGCNHVNDRALPITSQMSRCSVVRATEAMRILQFNPNASIITSGNLGNEPFSNAYMNKEFLVAMGVPANKIFEVEKSRDTEDEAANLATRLTHKKFALVTAATHMKRSMYLFQHQNLNPIPAPTDHLVRESDVPGLGYYFPQARNIIHTERWWYEKMGNMWISLKSWFD encoded by the coding sequence GATTTCTTCATTATTAAAAAACTATTAGGTGTTTTGCTGATGCCCATGCCCTTCATTTTGCTGTTACTGTTGCTGGGAATGTATTTTTTACTCCGAAATAAACAGACCAAAGCCTTGGTATTTCTAGGTAGCGCAAGCTGTTTGTTATTTGTCATCTCATTTAGCCCAGTCCCCAATGCGCTGTTATATGATCTGGAACGAGAGTATCCGCAATTTGATGTATCAAACAAAGTTGACGTAATTGTGGTGTTAGGTTGCAATCATGTAAATGACCGGGCATTACCTATCACCTCGCAAATGTCTAGATGTTCAGTTGTTCGGGCGACTGAAGCTATGCGTATTTTACAATTTAACCCCAATGCTAGCATTATTACCTCCGGCAACCTGGGTAATGAACCTTTTAGCAACGCATACATGAATAAAGAGTTCTTAGTTGCGATGGGCGTACCTGCAAATAAAATCTTCGAAGTGGAGAAATCCCGTGACACCGAAGATGAAGCGGCGAATTTGGCCACTAGACTGACTCATAAAAAGTTTGCTCTGGTGACGGCAGCGACCCATATGAAACGCTCAATGTACCTCTTCCAGCACCAAAACCTTAACCCTATCCCCGCCCCTACAGATCATTTAGTCAGAGAATCCGATGTCCCTGGCCTAGGCTATTATTTTCCCCAAGCCAGAAATATCATTCATACCGAACGTTGGTGGTATGAGAAAATGGGCAATATGTGGATCAGCCTAAAAAGTTGGTTTGACTAA
- a CDS encoding M2 family metallopeptidase translates to MNIRLDKCTVVVVAALCLSACGDKQVVSKEVPTPLTAKDAKDFVDKAQQDIATLQLPAAQAEWAYQTYINQDTAALSAYMSEKITATVSGLAKESAKFNQIEVDTDTRRKLNLMRNGLVMPAPADPDKSARLAELGSQLSGMYGSGKYCRSEEECFRLTDMSNIMATERDPKLLLEMWQGWREVSPPMKDLYVEQTELANLGSQELGFEDTSELWRGAYDMPADDFAVELDRLWGQVKPFYEALHCHVRAELGEEYGEQVVPQDQPIPAHLLGNMWGQTWGNIYDIVKPDEKLDVIDVTAALDEHNYDEVKMVKQAESFFSSLGFEPLPETFWQRSLFTQPADRDVVCHASAWNLDNKDDLRIKMCIQKTGEEFAVIHHELGHNYYQRAYNQLPLLYQGSANDGFHEAIGDTIALSITPKYLKEIGLVDTVPDASNDIGMLLKLALDKIAFVPFGLMVDQWRWKVFSGEIKPEDYNTAWWELREKYQGLQSPIERPADAFDPGAKYHVPANTPYTRYFLAHILQFQFHKSLCEIAGDKGPVHRCSIYGSKDAGTALNAMLEMGQSQPWQQALETLTGKDQMDATAVLDYFAPLKVWLDEQNKNRQCGW, encoded by the coding sequence ATGAACATAAGATTAGATAAATGCACAGTGGTGGTGGTCGCCGCACTTTGCCTCAGCGCCTGTGGCGACAAGCAAGTCGTCTCTAAAGAAGTGCCCACTCCATTGACCGCTAAAGACGCCAAAGATTTTGTTGATAAAGCCCAACAAGACATTGCCACATTACAACTTCCCGCCGCGCAAGCTGAGTGGGCATATCAGACTTATATTAATCAAGACACCGCTGCACTTAGTGCTTATATGTCTGAGAAGATCACCGCCACAGTGTCTGGGCTGGCCAAAGAATCAGCCAAATTTAATCAAATAGAAGTTGACACAGATACCCGTCGCAAACTCAATTTAATGCGTAATGGCCTAGTTATGCCGGCCCCAGCCGACCCAGATAAGTCAGCACGCTTAGCCGAGTTAGGGTCCCAACTTTCCGGTATGTATGGCAGTGGTAAGTATTGCCGAAGTGAAGAAGAGTGTTTCAGACTGACCGACATGTCAAATATCATGGCCACCGAACGAGATCCAAAATTATTGTTAGAGATGTGGCAAGGTTGGCGAGAGGTTTCTCCGCCAATGAAAGACTTATATGTAGAACAAACTGAGTTGGCCAATTTAGGTTCTCAAGAACTTGGTTTCGAGGATACTAGCGAATTGTGGCGTGGTGCTTATGATATGCCAGCCGATGATTTTGCAGTCGAATTAGACCGTTTGTGGGGTCAAGTAAAACCTTTTTACGAAGCCCTTCATTGTCACGTTCGAGCGGAATTAGGTGAAGAGTACGGCGAACAAGTAGTTCCGCAAGACCAGCCTATTCCAGCCCATCTACTAGGCAACATGTGGGGCCAAACTTGGGGAAATATCTACGACATAGTCAAACCCGATGAGAAGCTCGATGTGATAGATGTCACGGCCGCGCTGGATGAGCATAACTACGATGAAGTTAAAATGGTCAAACAAGCGGAGTCATTCTTTTCTTCTTTAGGTTTTGAGCCTCTACCAGAGACCTTTTGGCAACGTTCACTGTTTACTCAGCCAGCCGATAGAGATGTAGTTTGCCATGCATCAGCTTGGAATTTGGATAATAAAGACGATCTTCGCATCAAAATGTGTATTCAGAAAACCGGTGAAGAGTTTGCCGTTATCCATCACGAACTGGGTCATAACTATTATCAACGAGCGTACAATCAATTACCTTTGTTGTATCAAGGTTCAGCTAACGATGGCTTCCATGAAGCTATTGGTGACACTATAGCTTTATCAATTACACCCAAATATTTAAAAGAAATTGGTTTGGTAGATACTGTACCTGATGCGTCAAACGACATTGGTATGTTACTCAAATTAGCCTTGGATAAAATTGCCTTTGTGCCATTCGGATTAATGGTTGACCAATGGCGTTGGAAGGTGTTTTCAGGCGAAATCAAGCCAGAAGATTATAATACCGCTTGGTGGGAATTGAGAGAGAAATATCAGGGTCTACAATCACCCATTGAACGACCTGCGGATGCTTTCGATCCCGGCGCAAAGTATCATGTTCCGGCTAATACGCCTTACACCCGATACTTCCTTGCACACATTTTACAATTTCAATTTCACAAATCCCTTTGTGAAATAGCCGGAGATAAAGGACCGGTGCACCGCTGTTCTATTTATGGTAGTAAAGATGCAGGCACAGCCCTCAACGCCATGTTAGAGATGGGGCAAAGTCAGCCCTGGCAGCAAGCGCTTGAAACCTTGACAGGTAAAGATCAAATGGATGCAACGGCAGTACTAGATTACTTTGCCCCGCTGAAAGTCTGGTTGGATGAACAAAATAAAAACCGTCAATGTGGATGGTGA
- a CDS encoding YciK family oxidoreductase: protein MLNYVASPNELENKVILVTGAGGGIGKAAALSFAAHGATVILLGRTVKKLENVYDQIVTSGGPEPAIVPLDLKGATAQHYRDMAATIINQFGKLDGLLHNASVLGHLEPLKQITEELFDEVMQVNLKSEFLMTQALLDPLALAPCASVLFTSSSVGNKGRAYWGTYAISKFATEGMMQVLADEYSNTSLRFNAINPGATRTSMRAKAFPAENPDDLKAPQDIMPLYLYLMSDESKSENGKTFVAQPK from the coding sequence ATGCTTAATTACGTTGCATCTCCAAATGAATTGGAAAACAAAGTTATTCTAGTCACAGGGGCCGGAGGCGGCATAGGCAAAGCCGCTGCGCTGTCTTTTGCGGCACATGGCGCGACTGTTATCTTATTAGGTCGCACGGTCAAGAAACTTGAAAATGTGTATGACCAGATAGTGACTAGCGGTGGCCCAGAGCCCGCAATAGTGCCCCTTGATTTAAAAGGTGCAACTGCCCAACACTACCGAGACATGGCCGCAACTATCATTAATCAATTCGGTAAATTAGATGGTTTATTGCACAACGCAAGCGTGCTGGGTCATCTTGAGCCGCTCAAGCAAATAACCGAAGAGTTGTTTGACGAGGTGATGCAGGTCAATCTAAAAAGTGAGTTCTTGATGACCCAAGCTTTACTCGATCCCTTGGCGTTGGCTCCTTGTGCGTCCGTGCTATTTACCTCATCTTCAGTGGGAAATAAAGGCCGCGCATATTGGGGCACCTATGCCATATCAAAGTTTGCCACTGAAGGAATGATGCAAGTGCTCGCCGATGAATACAGTAATACCAGTTTACGCTTCAACGCTATTAATCCTGGAGCCACTCGCACATCGATGCGTGCCAAAGCTTTTCCAGCGGAAAACCCCGACGATTTAAAAGCACCGCAAGATATCATGCCGTTATATTTATATTTGATGTCTGATGAGAGCAAAAGCGAAAATGGTAAAACCTTCGTTGCCCAGCCTAAATAA
- the adhP gene encoding alcohol dehydrogenase AdhP: MKAAVVSTFKERLEIKDIAIPDVGAKDVLVKIHACGICHTDLHACHGDWPVKPKLPLVPGHEGVGEIVKLGSEIHHLKVGDRVGIPWLFSACGQCDYCLEGQETLCLEQQNAGYSVDGSYAEYCLANGDYVVKIPDNLSFVDAAPLFCAGVTTYKALKVSEVKPGQWMAIVGAGGLGHLAIQYALAMGMKVIAVDTGAEKMALAKKLGATHFIDFKHDKPSEKIQQLVGGAHGVVCTAVSKVAFAESYRSVRRGGSIVLVGLPPEEMPIPIFDTVLNAVKVIGSIVGTRKDLKECLQFAADGKVKAIIEVKPLEQINEIFADMLKGEITGRIVVDMGNEA; encoded by the coding sequence ATGAAAGCCGCTGTAGTTAGCACATTCAAAGAACGGTTAGAAATCAAAGATATTGCCATTCCTGATGTTGGCGCAAAAGATGTTTTGGTAAAGATTCATGCCTGTGGTATTTGTCATACGGATCTTCATGCCTGTCATGGCGATTGGCCGGTAAAACCTAAGTTACCTTTGGTCCCTGGACATGAAGGTGTGGGTGAAATTGTTAAATTAGGCTCTGAAATACATCATTTAAAAGTCGGTGACCGTGTTGGTATTCCTTGGTTGTTTTCTGCCTGCGGGCAATGCGACTATTGTTTAGAGGGTCAAGAAACGCTATGCCTAGAACAGCAAAATGCAGGCTATTCAGTAGATGGGTCTTACGCTGAATATTGTCTGGCCAATGGAGACTATGTGGTCAAAATTCCAGATAATCTTAGCTTTGTTGATGCCGCGCCTCTGTTTTGTGCGGGAGTTACCACCTATAAGGCATTAAAAGTTTCGGAAGTGAAACCAGGGCAATGGATGGCCATTGTTGGCGCTGGGGGCTTAGGCCATTTAGCTATTCAGTATGCATTAGCTATGGGTATGAAGGTTATTGCAGTGGATACAGGTGCCGAAAAAATGGCATTGGCTAAAAAGTTAGGTGCGACTCATTTCATTGACTTTAAACATGACAAACCTTCAGAAAAAATCCAGCAACTGGTGGGCGGCGCACACGGAGTAGTCTGCACCGCGGTGTCTAAAGTGGCTTTTGCAGAGTCCTACCGTTCAGTGCGTCGTGGCGGATCCATTGTTCTAGTAGGGTTACCGCCAGAGGAGATGCCTATTCCAATATTTGATACGGTATTAAATGCTGTCAAAGTTATTGGTTCTATCGTCGGCACTCGCAAAGACCTCAAAGAGTGCTTGCAATTCGCTGCTGATGGTAAAGTGAAAGCGATTATCGAGGTGAAGCCCTTAGAGCAAATCAACGAGATTTTTGCCGATATGCTAAAAGGTGAAATCACTGGGCGTATAGTGGTTGATATGGGCAATGAGGCTTGA